TAACATTGAATCTTACCTCAAAATTATTGCCAATCAGAATTGGTTATAACAAGCATTATGCTCATTCCAGGCAGGCTTTTTTTCAGTTTGGTATAATATGAGATGGACAGCTAGGTGCCACAGTGGTTggagtgccagtcctggaatcaggaagactcatcttcctgagatcaaatctgacctgagataccTATCAGTCTTGTGAAcctgagcatgtgtcttaatccctatttacttcagtttccccatctgtaaaatgagctggagaaggaatggaaaattactctagtatctttacgaagaaaagcccaaatgaggtcacaaagagtcagacacaactgaaacaaataaacaacaatgataaaatgagatacatttccCATCCCTGGATGAgaccctcccttccctcttctacaTTTCAGAATCTGTCTCACAAAGCTCAGCTTGTGTCACCTTCTTTATAGTCTTTATGGATGCCCTCAAAATTAGTTgtgctctcctctccctcttacCAGTTTTCCTTGGActgcatttatgtatatattgtatccacttggtagaatgtaaacttctcaaAAACagatatcatttcatttttgcctttgcataTCCAGTGCCTAGAGCAGTCCATGAccatagcaggtgcttaacaaACATGTTGAACTTGTTTTCTTCACAGATTAGCCCAGAGATTGACAAGGGAAGACCTTTACAtaatcattgaaaaaaacaattcTTGATCCATTGGCTTTGCTTTCATGCACCAACTAGGTCTGCACAGGTGCCACAGAATTGGATGTTACTGTTGGAAAGATATGGTCAGCCTGATTCACACCACTCCTGAAAAGTAAATTCAACAGCAGAGACAGGCACTTATGGGCTTCCTGGGATCATATAGATTGGGGAAAGTAAATAGACTCTTTTGGTCACTTCTGATCCTGTTTCCTTTTAAGAGACAAAATTCTTCACTGTCATCAATGATGAAAAAATTTCAAACCAATCCCCATAGTGCCAATCTAGTAAAATGATTAATGAAGCTCTTCATAATATGTAACTCAGGAATAAAAgcattttgaattatttcctccTATGGATTCCTAAAAAGTGATGAAATGGAAAGGATAAATAGAACTTTTGTGACAGAATTTCTTCTCCTAGGACTTTCGGGCTACCCAAGACTTGAGATCATTTTCTTTGTCCTAATTCTTGTGATGTATTTAGTAATTCTGTTTGGCAATAGTGTCCtcattatagcaagtatatttGATTCTCACCTTCACACCCCTATGTACTTCTTCCTCAGTAACCTCTCCTTCCTGGACATCTGTTACACAACCACTTCTATACCTTCAACCCTGGTAAGCttcttatctaaaaaaaaaaccatttcctTCATGGGATGTGCAACACAGATGTTCCTTGGCTTTGCCATGGGATCAACTGAATGTTTACTCTTGGGCATGATGGCATTTGACCGTTATGTGGCCATTTGCAACCCTCTAAGATATCCCATCATTATGAACAAGACTGTATATGTGCTGATGGCTTCAGGTTCCTGGTTGTCAGGGGGGATTAACTCAGTAGTGCAAACAGCTCTTGCTATGCAGTTACCTTTCTGTGGGAATAATGTCATCAATCATTTCTCTTGTGAAATCCTAGCAGTCTTAAAATTAGCTTGTGCTGATATATCCCTCAATGTGATTACTATGGTGGTCTCCAACATGGCATTTCTTGTTCTACCATtactggtgatttttttttcctatctctttaTCCTCTATACCATCCTGAGGATGAACTCAGCCAAGGGAAGACGCAAAGCTTTCTCCACATGTTCAGCCCACTTGACAGTGGTGATCATATTTTATGGGACCATTTTCTTCATGTATGCAAAACCAAAATCTAAGGACCCTCTTGACAAACTACAAGCAACAgacaaactcatttccatgttttaTGGTGTGGTCACCCCCATGCTGAATCCCATCATCTATAGTCTTCGGAATAAGGATGTGAAAGCTGCTGTGAGAAATTTGCTGAATCCAAAGCCCTCTCCTCAATGAAACCTCTGTAATGTGGTTCTTTGTCAAGGATCTCAAACCAATCTGCTCTGTTATTGTCCTGGCATGTTATGTAGCCCTCTGTCCTTtgtttagagagagaaaaaaaaaatatatatatatatataattggattGAGACTTTATGAAGGGGGAAAAGATTCACATGGTACTGTTACAATAAATGAGTGCTATAAACTTTTTTCAAACATGCACTTTGAGTCTGAGATCACTCCTTTATTCAACAAAGGCACTGACAATAGCAATACAAAAGCCATGAAGGAATTCAAGGGAGGAAATCTATTACTTCCTTTTATCTCACTCAGTTGAGGCCAGTTGAGACTGCATAATGCATTAAATCATTTTTACTACATCATAGTCATTAGTCTCTCTCAATTAAATtgagggagtggggaggaagtaTGTTAAATTCTCACCCACCCACCCTGATTAAAATATGCTTAccaatatgaatataaaaaattcaGAATGCTTTCCTACTAATGCTTTGACTCATGTCAATCAAAAATTGA
The window above is part of the Monodelphis domestica isolate mMonDom1 chromosome 7, mMonDom1.pri, whole genome shotgun sequence genome. Proteins encoded here:
- the LOC100010036 gene encoding olfactory receptor 13C3, with amino-acid sequence MERINRTFVTEFLLLGLSGYPRLEIIFFVLILVMYLVILFGNSVLIIASIFDSHLHTPMYFFLSNLSFLDICYTTTSIPSTLVSFLSKKKTISFMGCATQMFLGFAMGSTECLLLGMMAFDRYVAICNPLRYPIIMNKTVYVLMASGSWLSGGINSVVQTALAMQLPFCGNNVINHFSCEILAVLKLACADISLNVITMVVSNMAFLVLPLLVIFFSYLFILYTILRMNSAKGRRKAFSTCSAHLTVVIIFYGTIFFMYAKPKSKDPLDKLQATDKLISMFYGVVTPMLNPIIYSLRNKDVKAAVRNLLNPKPSPQ